CCATTTCGTGAATTTGGTCGCCGTGTCTCTCTTCTTTCAGCTGGTTATTAGCTGCCCCTGCAATCACTTTTGCTTTGAAGAGTGGAATGGTGTCATCGTTGATGATCGCACCCAATGCGCAAGGAGAGAAGATATCGCACTCTACGCCAAAGATCTCGTTAACGCCTACGGCTTTAGCACCGAAATCGTTCACTGCGCGATCTACGTTTTCTTGATTGATATCCGTTACGATCAAATGCGCACCTTCTTCATGCAGATGGCGGCACAGATTGTACGCTACGTTTCCTACACCTTGTACAGCAATCACTCGTCCGGAGAGAGAGTCGGAACCAAACGCCAATTTAGCAGCAGCTTTCATTCCACGGTAGACACCGTAAGCTGTGACAGGGGATGGATTGCCGCTGGAACCAAATGCAGGAGAAACTCCTGTGACGAATTCTGTTTCCAAGTGGATCGTATCCATGTCTGCTACCGTTGTTCCTACATCCTCAGCTGTGATGTAACGTCCATTCAGTCCTTGAATATAGCGGCCGAAAGCACGGAACAGCTCTTCGCTCTTATGCTCGCGTGGATCACCGATGATAACTGCTTTACCACCACCGATGTTCAGTCCTGCTGCTGCGTTTTTGTAAGTCATCCCACGACCGAGACGCAGTACGTCCACAATCGCCTCTTCTTCTGTTTTATACGGCCACATGCGCGTACCGCCGAGTGCTGGTCCTAATGTCGTATCGTGAATGCAAATGATTGCTTTCAAACCGGAATTTTCGTCTTGGCAAAATACCAATTGCTCGTAATCGTACTTTTGCATGTAGTCAAAGATGTTCACTGAAGAAACCTCCCTAGTATCTTTCGTTTTCCGCTTAAGTAAGCTGGCGTAACAGTGGGCTCCATTTGGAGAATTTCCCGCCAAGAGGTATATGCAAAAGTCATGCCAATAAAAACAAACTCATGAAAGCGCTTTATTTACAAGAACGCGGAATGGGTGTCCCTACGTCAAGTCTGCATTTTTTTGCATATACGCGCAAAGTTTTGCGTGCAATTATTTGCACGGTCACTTTTTTACTCTTCCTGCACATCCATGATGCCCAATTTTTCCATCTTGTAGTACAAACTGCGTATCGCGATTCCGAGGCGTTTGGCTGCAAGGGTGCGATTGCCTTTGGCTGCTGCCAGTTCCCGCAATATGTGCTGACGTTCTGCCTTTTCCACAGCTTCTTTTAACGTGGTACCAGTGGAACTCTCGTGCTGGGTCTCTTCCTTTTTGGTCGAAACGATTCGTCTTTCCAGTGGGGGTAAATGCTCCGGCATAATGATTCGCTCGTTGATCCGCATATGAATCATCGCTCTGCCCAATACATTCTCTAGCTCGCGCACATTGCCTGGCCAGTGATAGGACAGAAGCATCTGCAATGTTTCTTCCTGCAGCTCTTCTACATTTCTACCGTACTCCAGATTGGCTTTTCGTAGCAGGTGCATAGCAATCGGCTTAATATCTTCCAAGCGCTGTCTGAGTGGGGGGATATGAATCGGTACGACGTGGAGACGATAGAACAGGTCTTCACGGAAACGTCCCGCTCCAATCGCAGCCTCCAGATTCACATGGGTAGCCGCAATGACGCGAACATCGATGTTGATCGGCTTCGTTCCACCCACTCGTACAACCTCTCGCTCCTGCAGGACGCGCAAAAGCATGACCTGCATGCTCATGGACAGCTCGCCGATCTCGTCCAAAAAGATTGTTCCTCCGCTCGCTTCCTCAAACAGCCCCCGCTTTCCTCCTCGACGCGCACCCGTAAACGCGCCTTCCTCATAACCGAAAAGCTCACTCTCCAAGAGGCTCTCTGAGATCGCTGCACAATTGACCCGGATGAATTGGTTGTATTTTCGTTCACTTGCATTATGTATGGCGTGGGCAAACAGTTCTTTCCCCGTTCCCGATTCCCCACGAAGAAGAACCGTTGCGGGTGTTGACGCCGCTTTTTTGGCCTGCTCGATCGCTTGCTGCATGGGCTCGCTATAGCCGATGATGTCTGCAAAGCTATATTTTGCCTCCAGATTGCGGATAATGCGACGAGCTTTCTCCAGCTCTTCTGACAGGCGCTTGAATTCGGAGACATCGTGAATGACGCCAACGCTTCCTTTCAGCTCCCCATCGACCACAACAGGTGCAACATTGACCACCACGTCCTTGCGCTTTGGTCCCAATTTCATGGGGACGCCTCTCACTGCCTTCTTCGTTTTCAGGACTTGCATGTGCATACTATCGCCTTCGGAAATGTCTACCGTCGCTGGTTTTCCGATAATGTCGTCTTGCGAATAGCCCGTAAGCCTTGTGTAGGCCTTATTGATCAAAAGTCCATTCCCGTATTGGTCAACGACTGATATCGCTTCGTCCGATGATTGAATAATCGCTTGCAGCATGCTCTGCAAATCTTTCAAGTTCGTCACTTCTTCTGCCAACGCCATGATTTCTGTAATATCACGGAAAATGGCAACAGCTCCGACAACTTCTCCTCGATCATTGCGAACAGGCACACGGTTTGTAATAATCCGGGTCTGATTCGGCAAAACTTGCTCCTGATTCAATTCGGGAGAGCCTGTCTTTAGTACAATATGTAACCGAGTGTTCGGTATACGCTCCGAAACTTTTGTATCCAGCACTTCACTCGCCTCGATGCCCATCAATCGCTCTGCGGCTTTGTTGAACAACGTAATAATTCCTTGGCGATTGACTCCGATAATCGCGTCATGCGTGGAGTTCAGCATCGTTTCCCGCTCCCGCTGATTTTGCATCAAGACTGCAATCAGCTTATCGCGTTCCCGAATCAATTTCATGACGATTCTTGTAAACGTTCCTGGGATGAGCACTGTCTTATCTTTCTTTAATTGCCTGAGGTGCTCATACTCCCCCAGGTCCCCAGTAGCTTCTAAAATGACATCCAGATCCTCATCCAAATAAGGACGATAATCCTCATCGACGGGAATCCCCAATGATTGGGCAAGCAGTATGCCTGGGGCGTCCGGCCGTTGATCGACGACAGCAACGACTTGTAATCGGTCCATTTGGTTTAGCATCCGCAGGAGTGCTGTTCCACCACGTCCCGCACCAACGATGAGCAGCTTGTGCATGCGAGAGACCCCTCACTTTTTGAACAACCTCTTTACGTTCTTACTCGTAACCATTGTACTCCAACAAACCGTTGATGGACAGGCGTTCTTCCCTAACGTGCGCTCGTTCGTGTGCAATAGGTACGGTGGACAAGGCTGTTCGCATCCGATATGATGAAAAGACCGTACTGTAGTTGTTGTAGTCGTTTACGCATTCGAGAAAGGGGTGAAAACCCTTGGTTTTTCAGAAAATCATTGCACTCTTAATTATGGTAATCCCGGCGGCAATCGCCATGTACGGAATCAAACTAATCCGTGACGCATTCTTCTATTCGGCCTCTTTGGAGGTTGGATTTTTGTGGGGAAAACTCATTTTAGGTATACTGGCTTTCGCCATCCCTGTATGGTTTATTGCAGGCTTTATTCTCCATCACGAGCGCAAAAAAAATCGCGTACAACCCCGTTTCATGGTTCCTGAACCTGATGACGAGGACTAGACCAAACCGGACGAGCCAGTCTGGTTTTTTTTATTTTCAGCTTCTGTAGCCCTCCCCCATTGATCGAGTCGACGAAGCCAACCGACCTGTTCGATGACGCGGGAAAACGAACAAAATTCTGCCGCAACCTGAAGACACAGGAAAAGCACGAGCATACTCACCTGTATATAAATCGGTGTCCCGATGACAAAGGAAAAGCCTGCTGCAAAACCCAAGGCATTCGCCCCTGTATCTCCGAGCATAATTTTGCCGCCAACGTCATGGGGAAACATGAACATGCTTGCCATGAAGACAGGGATCAAAAAAATCCAGTTTGCCATCGCTGCACTGGCTCCTATTGTCCATAGGCCAAAAGCTCCAGCCAGTGCTGTCAGGCACCAAAATACTTTAATCGCTCGTCCAGGCCGCAAATCAAACAAGTTAATGATATTAGGGCAGAGCGCAAGCAAACCAAAGGCAACAAACCCTGCCCACAACGTGTTCGAAAGTGATAGGGTGAGACAAAATGCCGTGCTTGTCCCTCCAATTAACTTCCACATCCCACTGGTCATTCGCCTCTCTCGCCATAACACGCCGAAATGTCCACGAAAGCCTTTTGCATCCCGATCTGATGCGCGATCATCATGCCATCCCCAAAAGGCCATCGTGATCATACCTGTTAGAAATAAGAAACCGTGCAGGAGAAGCTCGCTATTGACCCCTCTGAGCAAAAGTAGTCCGATCAGTACAATCCCAGTTATAGCGCTTGAACATACGAGGATGAGCCCCCCTGCTGTCAGAACTGGCTCTCCATCGTAATTGAATCGATTCATTCCCAAGGCTTTGAGCTTTTGTGCGCCAATTTTATGCAGTGGGCGGTTAAGCACCAGAGGAAAAACGACCGCGAAAATCACCATGAGCATTAGGATTTTCGTTTCCACTCTTTCCCCTCCCACCATTTCCGGCATAGCGTACGGCTAATCGCGACAAACTCTTTCCCGCGATGACAGAAGCCTGCCCAATCGTTTTTCGTTTCACGATGCGAAAAAAAGACAGGGACCTCTGCTACACGATACCCTGCCCGCAAAGCATCGACAGTGAGCCCCACCTCTATGCCAAATCCCTTATCCTGGCTCCCCAATCGGTCAAGAAGCTCGCGACGTATTGCCCGTTGTCCCGATAAAGGGGCTTTTGCTTCAAAGCCTGTCAACATCCGGATGCCATGATGGGCCAAGCCTCTTGCTAATCCGAAACCTGCTTTCTCTGTTGGAGGTGGCAGAACAGCTACCGCCATATCACAGACATCTTGTAGTACCGGCGCAAGCAAATATACGGCTTCTTCTGCGCTGTCTCGCAAATCACCGTCGAGAAGCATGATCACATCCCCACCGGCGCACTTCCAGCCCAATTGAACAGCTGCACCTTTCCCTTGATTGCGCGGCGCTCGAATCACCCTATCCGCCCACTTGCTTGCGATGTGTGCCGTCTCATCTTGACTGCCATCATCAACGACGATCAGTTCATCACAAAAAAAGCGTTCACGAATGGCACGGAGTGTATCACCAATGGAAGCCTGTTCGTTGAACGCTGGGATGACGACGCTAACTTTTTTCACGCGAGCCCTTCCTCTCCGCCAACCTATTTTGCATTTGCTCCAAAAGTGCCCATTGTTTTGCAGGAGAGTCAGGCACATCTACGACCTGTATCCAGGAATTCACCTGTTTTTCCCGTAGCCAAACCGGTGCTTGTCTTGCTACCACTAAAAGCACCCCGTCTTCGCACTTATTTCCCTCGCGATACGAAACCACTTCCATACCTACTGAATGCATCAGGTGCATAATCTGTTCAGCAACGTTTCCATCCTCTTGCCAAACATACACCTTACTTCCTGCGAGTTCATCCACATAGCGTATGCTCATGAGTTGGACGACTTCTTGGTTGCTGCGCGCCACTTCCTTGAGTAATCGACTCATTTGCTGCCTTAATTCATGGTTGCTTTTGAGAGCGCGATCGTACTTTGCTTCCATATTGGAAAGAATGCCTTTTGTTCCTTGTGTTATCCATGAATGGCCTGCCGTCCCTCCTAACAAGATACCTACCCCAAGTGCGACAAATATGGCAGCCAGTGAAATCAAATGATAGCGGAATGGTATCATGTCTACCTCCATGAAGTGCGTTGTTCATAAAGTCCAAGTCCGCCAACTGGTCCAAATCATCTGTACAGCATGACGGGTGATCGGATTGATGACGAGCGCGGCTGAAACAGGCAGGAGCATCGCAACTATACACCACCCCCACAGCTTCCATGACTCGCTCGGCCGATAGAGATGACTGACTCCTTTGGCATCAATTAGCTTTGTCCCGATCTTCGTGCGGACCAATAACGTGCTCGCCATACCTTTGCGGCCTTTTTCCAGAAAATCAATCATATTTGTATGGGCACCGATCGTGACGATCAGTTCAGCCTCCTTTTCGTACGCTAACAGCATCGCCACATCTTCGCTTGTACCAGGCGCTGCCAAAATATGACAAGGTAAACCGAGGGCTTTTACGCGAGTCGTTCCAGGTGCTGTCCCATCCATGAAAGCATGGACGACGATCTCCGCTCCGCTTTGGAGTGCTTTGTCCGAGACGCTATCCATATCTCCCACAATCAGGTCTGGACGATACCCTGCTTCCATGAGGGCATCTGCACCGCCATCGACCCCGATCAAAACAGGACGATATTCCCGAATATAGGAAGATAGCGTCAGTAAGTCCTCTCTATAATGTTTCCCGCGAACGACGACTACGACATGTCGCTGTTCCATTTTCGTATGTAATTGCACATGGCAAAGTGGCTTTAAAAATAGGTCTTTTTCCTTGCTGGCGTACAAAAGTGTGTTGTCGATAAACGAAGAGAGTGTGTCATCCAACTTATCTTGCGCTTCATGCCATCGGTTCAAAATAGAGGGAACCGTCACCTGCTGCAACCTACATACATGTACCCACTTCTCTTCCAATAGGATGTACAGATTTCCTTCACGTATCGTTGCATACTTACCCTCGATCCATTCCATGAACGAATCCGACACATCTACATCCAGTACCTCATAGAGTGTGACACCGTTTGTTAAAAGTTGGCGAGCCCCTTCAGCTGGGTATTGCCCCGTCATGAATGGCGAAAGGTTGAGGACGACTTTTACCCCTCTTTCCAGCAAGGACTGTGCTGCTATCTCATCAACGTCTGGATGATCAATGATGGCGATATGATGGGAGTGGAGACGTTTGCACAACTGCTTCGTCTTGAGATCAGCTGCTACGACAGCCGTGTATGAATGTGCTCCAGAACCTTTTCGTTTGCCCACGTATTCCACCTCCGCCTTTAGTATGCTAAATATTTCCTACCCACATGCAAAAAAAAGAAGCTGTGCATCAAATGCACAACCTCTTTTAAGCGAAGCGTTTTCAGTTTAATCTACGCACCCTTGGCCAGGTAGTAAATGATCAAACCATCTGCGAACAGAAAAACCACCAAAGATACAAAGCCAAATAAGATTGCAAATGTGTTTTTCGCTTTGATGGAGTTCAAACAGCCCCAAGCGATAAAGAATGTGAAGATAAACATCAGGATGTCAAATAAAACGATTTTCATAAACGACAACTCCTTCACCATGATGACGCAACAGGAATACAATGGCAATTCCATTATATAGCTTCCGGTATTATGAGACAAGCATATCCAAATTTGTGAACAAAAAGTTTCACAATTTTTCCCCTTTTATTGTGCCACAAGTTGCGCTGCCTATCCATTTATAAATTTTATTCTCTAATGAAATCCTTCTTTAATGGGATTTGCAAACGCTATCAACCAGTTCCCTCTAATCTCTTTCAGTATTGATACATGAACAGGACAAACAACTTTTCAGCATTAACTGCGCCCTTTCACAGGCTATTGTTGAGACTGTAGATAGATAAAGCATTCTGCTTCTGCAAAATAATTAGGGGAAACATGTTTTACATCTTCAATCACCCATAAGGTCTTATGTAGTTCATTTCTTAATGACATACTTCACCACCCTAATTCAAATCGAATCATTCAATTTCATTTCCCCCTCCATTAATTTATTCATGCTTCTTCTTTAGTTCCTCTAGCAGCTTCCTATCTGCCCTCTTTCCACTTTTTCTTTTTATATCCTTCCCTTGATTTTACTATCCCCATTGAATAATCTTCCCTTCACTTTTACCAAGTCATGTATTGAATAATGGATCTCCAGTTCATTTCGACATTTTCTACGGAATAGGCTTTATTTCGACCGTTTTTTTATTCTCTATGATGTAACTTGGGATAATCTCCTTTTTTTCTAAAACAGGTTATATATTCTCTGCCATTTTTCTCTATACATGGTGTCGGCAGGAAAAGGAGATGATACAAATTTCACACTAGTATTAAAGAAGAAGCTTTTATAGAAAATGCAAGAATAGCATCATGGTTTTTAAAGGGTCTGCAACACGAAATGTATAGGCTATCTAAGAAACAATGTAAGATTAGACGCCATGAGGAATTAATCCTTAATGCCCCATTGAGCGATGATGCCTCTGTAGAATTGGTAGAATTACTACCTTTACAAGAGCCGCTTGAAAATGATCTATCCATTTCTCTACGGGATGCATTATCAAGGTTATCCCCTAAACAGTTTTATGTAATTCGAACTATTGTTTTAAATGGCTATACCGAACATGAAGTCAGTGAGCAATTAAAAATTTCTCAGCCTGCCGTAAATAAGATCAAAAAAGCAGCATTAAAAAGATTGCAAAATGACAAATGTCTAAGAGAGTGGAAAAATTATGAGTCAAGTCGTTGAAGTATTTACTGACGAGTTCTCAACTATTGCTTTTCAAGTTTTGTGTCTATTCAAACATTACAAAGTGCCTCATGTGGAGAGAAACATAATTAGAAACCCAGAAGCATTAAAAGATTTTAGAAGACTCAAATTAACTTTGATTCCATCATTCTTCATAGGAGGATACCGACATGATGGATACCAAGCCGAAGTATGGGTCAAGTTACTCAAGCACCATTATGATATCCATGTTTCTCTCCCTGAAATGCAAGTTCTTCTTCCTGTTCAACGTTTTTGGGACGAAGAAATCTCAGAAATAACTAAGCCAATTGTTTTTAACTACTAAAATTAGAGAGGATTGATTGTAATGGAACAAAAACTTAACACAAAGCTTACTGCGTCTAACTACGTTTGCCCAAGTAGTTCTAAATACCCAAGTAAACCGGATTATGATACATTCGCTCGAAAATATAGGGAATATGCAAGTTCTGCTGCTGAACAAATTGGTATTTCTACTGCTGTAGTATTAACTCATTGGTATCAAGAATGGGGCATTCCAATTAACAACCCCGGATTCCAAGGTGGAGAAATTGGTAAACCTATTGGAAAATGCGGCAACTTCCCTGTTTATGCAACTTTGGATGATGGTGTTGAAGCATTCTGCATACAAATCAATAAGCGATATGTTGGTGGCAAAAATGCTTTCGATGATATTTTTGGTAATAAAACTGACATTAGGGCAGCATATGAAGACGGCTTCAAAGGTGGCTTGAAGGCATCCAATATTCAAACCGATGACAACAAGAAAATAAATGTAGTTAGCGAAAGATTTGTTGGTGGGAACTATGCTTGCAATGAAGCACTAGGTGCGTCACCATGGAATGCAGGTCATTACATGAGAGCCAGCAAAGGTGATACCTATCCGGGACGTCGGCTTAACGCTGTTCTTAACGATGCTGACTGGTAATTTTGAGAGGGGGGAATTCCCCTCTCCTTTTAAGGTTGTTCTTCTTTATTGCTTAGTTCAATACTAGTTACCTTGTCTCCTTTTAATAACACTCCTAACGATGGATAAAAGGTATTATCAGATGAACTAGAACCTGTAATCACGACATATTGTGTATCTGTATCCTTCCGTTTCTCATAAGCATAGGCACTTTGAAAACTTTGCATAACTTCTTTTAGACTGCTTCCAATACCAAAACCACGATCTGTTTTGATGTCTGATGGCTCGTTAACAGTTATGCTTACTACCCCGCCTTTCGGATTTTCTATTTGCGGATTGGCTCCTCCTTTATAATAGAATGCAACACTAAGATTAAGTTTTTCATAAGTCCACAATGGGAAAGGTGTAGCATTTAATACTCCCTTACTCGTTGGCTCTCCTAGCAATTTCCTTACGGTTTCTGCACTTTCCCCGATGTGAATACCGCCTAATGCTATATTCTCCTTAGTAAGCTCACCAGAACCAATTTCACTATCACTTTTTATAATCTTAATTTTGTTAAGATAGTCTTCTAAAGCTGCAACATTTTCACTCTGATTAGTTTGCTTTTCAACATTTGGAATTGTTGAAGGGAAGCCACATCCTGAAAGCGCAGATAGCACCAATATGCTGCTTAAAATGGCTTTTTTCATAATAAATCCTCCTTAGCTGTAGTCCGCTTTTATTTGAGAATCGCCTACACACAATTACTAAAAGAGTGCAGGCGATCATGGGCTTACTTAATTAATTTCCCATTGAGCGAATCTTGTAGTTCATAATCGATCTACATGCCCAAGCTTTGAGATCAGCTTCAGCATCCTCATAACCAAGATTTCTAGCATGTTTCTTGATAGCAGGGGTAAATTGATTTATGATAATCATCAGCGCCTCACCATCACCCCGTTGTGCCTTCAATACTAATTCCTTTAACTGAAGCATAATGTTCTCACCTCCTAAATACCATATAGCGTTAAGTACCGGAGTTTTATTACAAAATTACAAAATTATTCCATTTTCCTGAATTTAATACGATCCAACACTCTAAAAAGTTTCTCTATAGGCCTAGTTAAATTTTGGAGTGCGTCAATCAATACTCTTAAAAGTCACTATTTTTTAATATGACTCCCCTAAATCAATTCAAATAAAAGAATTACTTTATTGAAGCTGTTGAAATCTAATTCCTATTTCCCACCACATACCATTCTTTACAGCATATCTGGACCACCAGTAATTCGTTCAGCATCTTTAACTGCAACAATAACGGGACACAATCATGCTAATAATCTATCTCTTTCTAAAAAGCCTCTTAGTAAAATGTGAATCCTGATTGAACGCCCCCTCTATGTGCATATGTATCAATTCCTTTAGCTTGACCAGACACTACTATATATCCCTTATCTGTACATATTTTGGCAAGGTTGTATAAGTGATAGGATGGTCTGACTCCACGTATCATCAGCGGTTCTCCCCGTATAGCTCAACTGGTTTTTCTCCGAGTGAAAATCAATTGTCATTCCTGTTTCGCCTCCATAAACTCCAATCGGTTCCCAAATGGGTCCTCTGTGAAAAAGCGGATAAGGTGAGGAATTTCTTCGTCAATCCGAAACGATATCCCATTTGCTTGCAGATGCTCCATCAGCGAACCAATGTTTTGCACAAGGAACGCCGGATGTGCTTTTTTCGCGGGAATGAATCCTTCCTCTACACCAATATGAATCATTTGAGCGCCACATTGAAACCATATACCACCTCGAACGAGAAGCTTCGCTGGCTTTGGAACCTCTGGCATTCCCAAAAGCTCACCAAAAAACTTGCGCGCTACGTCCTCTGTTCCTGCTGGTGCTGCTAATTGTACATGGTCGAGCCCAATCCATTCATGCTTTGTTGTCATCGTCTTCTTGTCCTCCTCTTTTTTGCACAGAACCATCCATTCGTCAATCTGATGGGTCATTACTCTGCCTTCCTTTGTGGTAAGTCCTAGATATTCTTTTTGTTCATCTGTAGCGTGCAGCAGCAGCTTTTCGACGTCCTCCTCCTGCTGAGATGATTCGGAAGTACGCTGAACCCACGGTAAAAATTCAAACCTTTTTTTGCGTTCCCGTTGCTTTTGCACAGGTAAGCCATTCGCTTCAAACAAAGCCCCCCATTCACTTACGGAAAGACAGCGAACATGACTGGGATCGCGTGTTTTCTCTACTTCATTTATGAACCCCGAGAGTGACAACTCCTCAGGCGAAACGTTGTCAATGAAGAGAAACAACCCACCAGGAGAGAGCACGCGACTCACCTCACGGACAAAAGCCGCCGGATCTGGAAAATGATGAGCCGCGATTCGGCATGTGACGATCTCAAATGATTCATCGAGAAACGGGAGAGATTCTGCATCAGCCTGAACATACATCACATTATGGACAAGTGCTTTATCATTAGCCTCAGCGGCTGCCATGAGCATCGGGCGAGTCAAATCCGTGGCGACGACCAAGCTCACATGAGGAGCCAATGTCCTCGCTACGTGCCCACCTCCTGTGGCGATATCCAGTGCCCGCCACTTCTCTCTTGGCTGTATCCACTCCACCATCAGATCCAGGTCGCTGCCCTTTGCATGCGTCTTGCTTTGCACGTATTGCTCTGCATTTTTTCCAAATTGGGCTTGAACAGCTTGTTTGATCTCCTCATTCTTCATCAGGAACACCTCCTGCCTACATCATATTCCAATGTTTGTCATCTTTGTTATAGAATGCAGATAACTAGTTATCGACAATTTGAATAGGAGGCAACTCACAATGGATCGAGAAAGTCTTGAAGTATTTTTAACGATTGCTCGGCATGGATCGATTAATCGCGCTGCACAGGCGTTATTTTTGGCGCAATCAACATTGACACACCGATTGAAGCAGTTAGAGCGCCAAGTTG
The window above is part of the Brevibacillus antibioticus genome. Proteins encoded here:
- a CDS encoding Glu/Leu/Phe/Val dehydrogenase dimerization domain-containing protein, translated to MNIFDYMQKYDYEQLVFCQDENSGLKAIICIHDTTLGPALGGTRMWPYKTEEEAIVDVLRLGRGMTYKNAAAGLNIGGGKAVIIGDPREHKSEELFRAFGRYIQGLNGRYITAEDVGTTVADMDTIHLETEFVTGVSPAFGSSGNPSPVTAYGVYRGMKAAAKLAFGSDSLSGRVIAVQGVGNVAYNLCRHLHEEGAHLIVTDINQENVDRAVNDFGAKAVGVNEIFGVECDIFSPCALGAIINDDTIPLFKAKVIAGAANNQLKEERHGDQIHEMGLIYAPDYVINAGGVINVADELQGYNRERALKKVETIYDSILKIYEIAERDGMASYKAADRMAEERIASVARSRNTFLQNGKTVYKR
- a CDS encoding sigma 54-interacting transcriptional regulator; the encoded protein is MHKLLIVGAGRGGTALLRMLNQMDRLQVVAVVDQRPDAPGILLAQSLGIPVDEDYRPYLDEDLDVILEATGDLGEYEHLRQLKKDKTVLIPGTFTRIVMKLIRERDKLIAVLMQNQRERETMLNSTHDAIIGVNRQGIITLFNKAAERLMGIEASEVLDTKVSERIPNTRLHIVLKTGSPELNQEQVLPNQTRIITNRVPVRNDRGEVVGAVAIFRDITEIMALAEEVTNLKDLQSMLQAIIQSSDEAISVVDQYGNGLLINKAYTRLTGYSQDDIIGKPATVDISEGDSMHMQVLKTKKAVRGVPMKLGPKRKDVVVNVAPVVVDGELKGSVGVIHDVSEFKRLSEELEKARRIIRNLEAKYSFADIIGYSEPMQQAIEQAKKAASTPATVLLRGESGTGKELFAHAIHNASERKYNQFIRVNCAAISESLLESELFGYEEGAFTGARRGGKRGLFEEASGGTIFLDEIGELSMSMQVMLLRVLQEREVVRVGGTKPINIDVRVIAATHVNLEAAIGAGRFREDLFYRLHVVPIHIPPLRQRLEDIKPIAMHLLRKANLEYGRNVEELQEETLQMLLSYHWPGNVRELENVLGRAMIHMRINERIIMPEHLPPLERRIVSTKKEETQHESSTGTTLKEAVEKAERQHILRELAAAKGNRTLAAKRLGIAIRSLYYKMEKLGIMDVQEE
- a CDS encoding DUF2627 domain-containing protein, whose product is MVFQKIIALLIMVIPAAIAMYGIKLIRDAFFYSASLEVGFLWGKLILGILAFAIPVWFIAGFILHHERKKNRVQPRFMVPEPDDED
- a CDS encoding UDP-N-acetylmuramyl pentapeptide phosphotransferase, producing METKILMLMVIFAVVFPLVLNRPLHKIGAQKLKALGMNRFNYDGEPVLTAGGLILVCSSAITGIVLIGLLLLRGVNSELLLHGFLFLTGMITMAFWGWHDDRASDRDAKGFRGHFGVLWRERRMTSGMWKLIGGTSTAFCLTLSLSNTLWAGFVAFGLLALCPNIINLFDLRPGRAIKVFWCLTALAGAFGLWTIGASAAMANWIFLIPVFMASMFMFPHDVGGKIMLGDTGANALGFAAGFSFVIGTPIYIQVSMLVLFLCLQVAAEFCSFSRVIEQVGWLRRLDQWGRATEAENKKNQTGSSGLV
- a CDS encoding glycosyltransferase family 2 protein, with product MKKVSVVIPAFNEQASIGDTLRAIRERFFCDELIVVDDGSQDETAHIASKWADRVIRAPRNQGKGAAVQLGWKCAGGDVIMLLDGDLRDSAEEAVYLLAPVLQDVCDMAVAVLPPPTEKAGFGLARGLAHHGIRMLTGFEAKAPLSGQRAIRRELLDRLGSQDKGFGIEVGLTVDALRAGYRVAEVPVFFSHRETKNDWAGFCHRGKEFVAISRTLCRKWWEGKEWKRKS
- a CDS encoding copper transporter, producing the protein MIPFRYHLISLAAIFVALGVGILLGGTAGHSWITQGTKGILSNMEAKYDRALKSNHELRQQMSRLLKEVARSNQEVVQLMSIRYVDELAGSKVYVWQEDGNVAEQIMHLMHSVGMEVVSYREGNKCEDGVLLVVARQAPVWLREKQVNSWIQVVDVPDSPAKQWALLEQMQNRLAERKGSREKS
- the steA gene encoding putative cytokinetic ring protein SteA → MGKRKGSGAHSYTAVVAADLKTKQLCKRLHSHHIAIIDHPDVDEIAAQSLLERGVKVVLNLSPFMTGQYPAEGARQLLTNGVTLYEVLDVDVSDSFMEWIEGKYATIREGNLYILLEEKWVHVCRLQQVTVPSILNRWHEAQDKLDDTLSSFIDNTLLYASKEKDLFLKPLCHVQLHTKMEQRHVVVVVRGKHYREDLLTLSSYIREYRPVLIGVDGGADALMEAGYRPDLIVGDMDSVSDKALQSGAEIVVHAFMDGTAPGTTRVKALGLPCHILAAPGTSEDVAMLLAYEKEAELIVTIGAHTNMIDFLEKGRKGMASTLLVRTKIGTKLIDAKGVSHLYRPSESWKLWGWCIVAMLLPVSAALVINPITRHAVQMIWTSWRTWTL
- a CDS encoding DUF2759 family protein — encoded protein: MKIVLFDILMFIFTFFIAWGCLNSIKAKNTFAILFGFVSLVVFLFADGLIIYYLAKGA
- a CDS encoding sigma-70 family RNA polymerase sigma factor, with the protein product MASWFLKGLQHEMYRLSKKQCKIRRHEELILNAPLSDDASVELVELLPLQEPLENDLSISLRDALSRLSPKQFYVIRTIVLNGYTEHEVSEQLKISQPAVNKIKKAALKRLQNDKCLREWKNYESSR
- a CDS encoding helix-turn-helix domain-containing protein, producing MLQLKELVLKAQRGDGEALMIIINQFTPAIKKHARNLGYEDAEADLKAWACRSIMNYKIRSMGN
- a CDS encoding methyltransferase domain-containing protein — protein: MKNEEIKQAVQAQFGKNAEQYVQSKTHAKGSDLDLMVEWIQPREKWRALDIATGGGHVARTLAPHVSLVVATDLTRPMLMAAAEANDKALVHNVMYVQADAESLPFLDESFEIVTCRIAAHHFPDPAAFVREVSRVLSPGGLFLFIDNVSPEELSLSGFINEVEKTRDPSHVRCLSVSEWGALFEANGLPVQKQRERKKRFEFLPWVQRTSESSQQEEDVEKLLLHATDEQKEYLGLTTKEGRVMTHQIDEWMVLCKKEEDKKTMTTKHEWIGLDHVQLAAPAGTEDVARKFFGELLGMPEVPKPAKLLVRGGIWFQCGAQMIHIGVEEGFIPAKKAHPAFLVQNIGSLMEHLQANGISFRIDEEIPHLIRFFTEDPFGNRLEFMEAKQE